Part of the Fundidesulfovibrio terrae genome is shown below.
TGAGGTTGAGCCGGACGGGGACAGCCCGACGGATCTCCTCCTACGTTTTTGTCGCGCCGGACGCAACGTCGGGCGCATTGCCCGTCCGGGCCGGACGGGATATGGTCCGGGTGTGTTCCTGAGCTTGAAGATAGCCCTCCAGGCGCTCGCCACCCACAAACTGCGCACCGTGCTGGCCATGCTGGGGGTGTTCCTGGGCGCCCTGGCCCTGACCGGCGTGCGCCACGTCTCCAAGGCCATGGTGCGCCAGGCCGAGATCGAGGTGGAGAAGCTCGGCCCCAACCTGTTCGCCGTGTTCGCCGGGCAGACCCGCTTCAGCCGGGGCGGGGACGCGAGGACCGCAGGCGGAGCCAACACTTTCCAGCTCGAGGACGCCCAGGCCGTGATCCGTTCCCTTCCCGGAGTGATTCGCTCCGTGCCGGTCATCACCCGGCCCATGCCGGTGCGTTCGGGCAACACCAAGATCCAGTGCCAGCTGGTGGCCACCTGGCCCGAGTACCCGGCCGTGCGCAGTTTTCAGCCCGGGATGGGGCGTTTCTTCACCTGGGAGGAGGAGCGCGACCGGGCCAAGGTGGTAGTGCTTGGGCTCAAGATCGCCCAGCGCCTCTTCGGCGATCCGCAGAAGGCCACGGGGCAGGTGGTGTACGTGTTCCGGGCCGGGCTCACGGTGGTGGGGGTGATGGAGGAGAAGGGCTCGGACATCTCCGGCACGGATCAGGACGAACAGGTTTTCGTGCCCTTGTCCACCTACATGCGGCGCATGGCCAACCAGACCTGGGTGACGGGCGTGTTCCTGCAGATGGCCGACGGCACCGATTTCAACCGCGTCAAGCAGGCGGCCACGTCGCTCATGCGCGCCCGCCACAACATCGCCGGGGGCAAGCGCGACGACTTCTCGGTGCTCTCCGCCGAGGACACCATGCAGCTCAAGCAGCAGGCCCTGGACCTGGTGGACGTGCTGGGACTCATCAGCTCCACGCTGTCCTTCGCGGTGGGCGGACTGGGGATACTGTCCATCATGATCCTCCTGGTGCGGGCGCGCAGGCTGGAGATCGGCGTGCGCCGGGCCATGGGCGCCAAGAAGCGCGACATCGTCCGGCAGTTCCTGCTGGAGGCGGGGGTCATGAGCGCCGTTGGCGGCGGCGCGGGGGTGCTGACGGCCTTGGCGCTCATCACCGTGGTCTACGCGGCGGGCAGCTTCCCCTACGTCTACGACGGCTGGCTCATTCTCCAGGCTTTGGGCGGGTCGGCGCTCCTGGGAGTGGCGGCCGGAGCCTATCCGGCCTGGCAGGCAGCCAACGTCGAAGTGCTCCAGGTGCTGCGCGACCGGGCCTAGGGTCAGTCGCGCTTGACCGGGTCGAGGCGCCAGCGCTCGAAGCCGTGTTCGTGCACCAGGTGGGCCGTGTGCATCCCGAACACCCCCACCAGCCTGCGCACCAGTCCGTGCAGCGTAAACAAGGTGGGCTTGTCCGGCGGCGTGCGCAAGAACGCCTGCACCACCTCGCTGAGCTTGCCCTGGGTGTCGACTTCCAGGCCGCGATAGTGGCTGAACGAGGCCAGGGCCATTCCCGAATCGATCACGAACTCCACGCTGGGCAGGGCTCCGCCCTGGCGCAGCACGCTCGCGGCCTGCCGGTAGCGGGCATCGACGTCGTCGCCCTGCGGTCCAGGGGCCACCTCCATGAGCAACGCCTGGACGAACCAGTCCAGGGCGGTGTCGAGCAACGGCGAGTAGGTGTTCTTCAGGGCGGGGTCCAGGCCCCGGGCGAAGTAGGGACGCGAGAACTGGGGGTGGACCTGCTCGGCCAGAAGGGCGTGGGCCATCTCGTGCAGGTAGCGCCCGAAGGCGGGCTCGCGGTTCAGGGTGTCGCGGGGCCAGAGAACCGTGTGCTTGCGGCGGGCATGGTCCGTGATGACCTCGAAAGCCTCGTGCATGTATTCTTCTTCAACGGGCCAGGCGAACCGGGCCAGCAGGGCGTCCATGATGGCCCGGTGATCCTCGGGGGTGGCGGGTCGTTTGGCTGGCATGGGGATTTCCTCTGATGGGCGCGGCTGAAGCCGGCCCGCTTCACAGCAGGTGCTCTCCGGCCCGGATGCCGTGCGGCCTGTGGTCGATGATGCCGGTCACTTCCACGGGCCTGGCCGGAGCGGGGCCGTCCCTGCCGGAAAGGTCGAACTGCACGGGATGGATGGGGGCCATGTCCTGGTCGAAAACAACGGTCACTTTCGGGCGCAGCGGCGTGTGGGGGTTGGATTCGCCAACCACGGCGTGCTCCCCGGAACTCAAGCGCACCAGGCTCCCCGTGGGATAGACCCCGACGGCCTTGATGAAGCGTTCCAGCAGGGCGGGCTCATGGTCGCGGCCGCGCAAGGCGAACATGACGCTCATGGCCTTGTCCGGGAGCAGGCGCTTCTTGTAGGGGCGGTCCTGGGTGAGGG
Proteins encoded:
- a CDS encoding ABC transporter permease, translated to MFLSLKIALQALATHKLRTVLAMLGVFLGALALTGVRHVSKAMVRQAEIEVEKLGPNLFAVFAGQTRFSRGGDARTAGGANTFQLEDAQAVIRSLPGVIRSVPVITRPMPVRSGNTKIQCQLVATWPEYPAVRSFQPGMGRFFTWEEERDRAKVVVLGLKIAQRLFGDPQKATGQVVYVFRAGLTVVGVMEEKGSDISGTDQDEQVFVPLSTYMRRMANQTWVTGVFLQMADGTDFNRVKQAATSLMRARHNIAGGKRDDFSVLSAEDTMQLKQQALDLVDVLGLISSTLSFAVGGLGILSIMILLVRARRLEIGVRRAMGAKKRDIVRQFLLEAGVMSAVGGGAGVLTALALITVVYAAGSFPYVYDGWLILQALGGSALLGVAAGAYPAWQAANVEVLQVLRDRA